One genomic window of Priestia filamentosa includes the following:
- the ahpC gene encoding alkyl hydroperoxide reductase subunit C, whose translation MSLIGKEVQPFTAQAYKNGEFIEVTEENLKGQWSVVCFYPADFTFVCPTELEDLQEQYPALQELGVEVFSVSRDSHFTHKAWHDSSEAIGKITYTMIGDPAHILSRQFDVFIEELGQADRGTFILDPDGVIQAVEINADGIGRDASTLINKIKAAQYVRNNPGEVCPAKWQEGGETLKPSLDLVGKI comes from the coding sequence ATGTCTCTAATTGGAAAAGAAGTACAACCATTTACAGCACAAGCTTATAAAAACGGTGAGTTTATCGAAGTTACAGAAGAAAATCTAAAAGGTCAGTGGAGTGTTGTTTGTTTTTACCCAGCAGATTTCACTTTCGTTTGCCCAACTGAGCTTGAAGACCTTCAAGAACAATATCCTGCACTTCAAGAATTAGGAGTTGAAGTATTCTCTGTTTCAAGAGATTCTCATTTTACACATAAAGCATGGCACGATTCATCAGAAGCAATTGGCAAAATTACTTACACTATGATTGGTGATCCTGCACATATCCTTTCTCGCCAATTTGATGTATTTATCGAAGAGCTAGGTCAAGCTGACCGTGGTACTTTCATTCTTGATCCTGATGGTGTTATCCAAGCTGTTGAAATCAATGCAGATGGCATTGGTCGTGATGCAAGCACGCTTATCAATAAAATTAAAGCTGCACAATATGTTCGCAACAACCCAGGTGAAGTTTGTCCTGCTAAATGGCAAGAAGGCGGAGAAACACTTAAGCCAAGCCTTGACCTTGTAGGTAAAATTTAA
- a CDS encoding amino acid permease, which produces MAQQGLKRDLSNRHVQLIAIGGTIGTGLFLGSGKAIQLAGPSIIFAYLIVGMALFFVMRALGELLLSKAGYQSLTDIAEEYLGPAASFVTGWTYWFCWIMTAMADVIAVGVYVQYWFDIPQWIPALICVIILLGLNLLTVKLFGELEFWFALIKVITILVLISVGIILLVMGFKTDTGPVTIKNLWEHGGVFPNGISGFLLSFQMVIFAYVGVELVGVSAAETSNPQKNIPSAINKIPLRILFFYVGALIVLLCINPWMELNAAESPFVKTFSLIGIPIAAGIINFVVLTSAASACNSGMFSTSRTLYSLSTKGQGPSNLTKLNKNHVPGNALLISTLVISVGALLSKLIPEQAFGIVTTISAICFIWVWSVILICHLRYKKTRPQLHSKSTFKAPLTPFINYVVLTLFAIILIIMLFSKETRPALLLTPVWFILLFILYGTRGKKKTNGQ; this is translated from the coding sequence TTGGCACAGCAAGGCTTGAAGAGAGATTTATCAAATCGTCATGTTCAACTTATCGCAATTGGAGGCACTATTGGTACTGGGCTATTTTTAGGATCTGGTAAAGCCATACAATTGGCAGGACCCTCTATTATCTTTGCCTATTTAATCGTAGGTATGGCCCTCTTTTTTGTTATGAGGGCGCTAGGGGAACTGTTGTTATCTAAAGCAGGTTATCAATCTTTAACAGATATTGCGGAAGAATATCTTGGACCTGCGGCATCGTTTGTGACCGGATGGACATATTGGTTTTGTTGGATTATGACAGCAATGGCTGATGTTATTGCTGTTGGTGTATATGTGCAATATTGGTTTGATATCCCGCAATGGATACCTGCACTCATCTGCGTAATCATTTTGTTAGGACTCAATCTATTAACTGTGAAACTTTTTGGAGAATTGGAGTTTTGGTTTGCTTTAATCAAAGTAATTACTATTCTTGTATTAATTAGCGTTGGGATTATTTTGCTAGTGATGGGATTCAAGACAGATACAGGACCAGTTACGATTAAAAATCTTTGGGAACATGGAGGAGTTTTTCCGAATGGAATTTCAGGTTTCCTACTTTCATTTCAAATGGTTATATTCGCATATGTTGGTGTGGAATTAGTAGGTGTATCGGCAGCAGAAACATCTAATCCACAGAAAAATATCCCATCAGCAATTAATAAAATTCCTCTAAGAATTTTATTCTTCTATGTTGGTGCACTTATTGTCTTATTATGTATTAATCCATGGATGGAACTAAATGCAGCAGAAAGTCCTTTTGTTAAGACGTTTAGTTTGATTGGTATTCCGATTGCCGCAGGAATCATTAATTTTGTTGTATTAACTTCAGCCGCTTCGGCTTGTAATAGTGGAATGTTTTCAACGAGCCGGACGTTATATAGTTTAAGTACTAAGGGCCAAGGTCCATCGAATCTTACAAAATTGAATAAAAACCATGTACCAGGTAACGCGTTATTAATATCTACGCTTGTCATCTCGGTGGGAGCTCTTTTAAGCAAACTTATACCGGAACAAGCTTTTGGAATTGTGACAACCATTAGTGCCATTTGTTTTATTTGGGTTTGGAGTGTTATTCTTATTTGTCATTTAAGATATAAGAAAACACGTCCACAATTACATTCAAAGTCAACATTCAAAGCGCCATTAACCCCATTTATAAATTATGTTGTCCTAACGTTGTTTGCTATAATTCTTATTATTATGCTGTTCTCTAAAGAAACACGTCCAGCCTTATTGTTGACACCGGTATGGTTTATTCTATTATTTATTTTATATGGGACTAGAGGGAAAAAGAAAACAAATGGACAGTAA
- a CDS encoding alpha/beta fold hydrolase, whose protein sequence is MAKVTVGEENGSPIELYYEDYGSGKPVVLIHGWPLSGRSWEFQVPALTEAGYRVITYDRRGFGKSSQPYKGYEYDTLASDLNKLLEHLDLHDVTLVGFSMGGGEVARYIGIYGTERIEKAVLAGAVPPYLYKTDEHPEGGLDDATIKEFENGVKQDRLAFLEDFTKNFFSTEDQKDLVSESFRLYNKDIAAFASPKGTLDCISAFGKTDFRNDLKKMNIPTLIIHGDADSIVPFEVSGKLSHESIENSELALIKGGPHGLNATHAEEFNKALVNFLNKEN, encoded by the coding sequence ATGGCAAAAGTTACGGTAGGAGAAGAGAATGGAAGTCCAATTGAACTGTATTATGAAGATTATGGGAGTGGAAAACCTGTAGTTCTTATTCACGGTTGGCCTTTAAGTGGACGTTCGTGGGAATTTCAAGTTCCTGCTTTAACTGAAGCTGGTTATCGTGTTATTACATATGACCGTAGAGGTTTCGGAAAGTCCTCTCAACCATATAAAGGATATGAATATGATACGCTAGCCTCTGATCTTAATAAACTTCTTGAGCACCTTGATCTTCATGATGTTACGCTTGTTGGATTCTCAATGGGTGGTGGTGAAGTAGCTCGCTATATTGGAATATACGGAACAGAGAGAATTGAAAAGGCTGTTTTAGCAGGAGCTGTTCCTCCTTACCTTTATAAAACTGATGAGCATCCTGAAGGTGGGCTTGATGATGCCACGATTAAGGAATTTGAAAATGGAGTGAAACAAGATCGCCTTGCATTCCTTGAAGACTTTACAAAGAATTTCTTCTCTACAGAAGATCAAAAAGACCTTGTAAGTGAATCATTCCGTCTATACAACAAAGATATTGCCGCCTTTGCTTCACCAAAAGGCACATTAGATTGCATCTCCGCTTTTGGAAAAACAGACTTCCGAAATGATTTAAAGAAAATGAACATTCCAACGTTGATTATTCACGGTGACGCAGATTCCATCGTTCCATTTGAAGTAAGCGGAAAACTTTCTCATGAATCAATTGAAAACAGTGAACTAGCTCTTATTAAAGGTGGACCACATGGGTTGAATGCAACACATGCCGAGGAGTTTAATAAGGCGCTTGTAAACTTTTTAAATAAAGAAAACTAA
- a CDS encoding 3-ketoacyl-ACP reductase produces the protein MISLKGKTAIITGGGRGIGRSTAIALAKEGVNIGLIGRSIENLEKVSAELAEYDIKVSAATADVVELEAVEHAVEHIKSDLGTIDILVNNAGISKFGGFLDLDPQEWENIIRVNLMGVYNVTRAVLPEMIERKSGDIVNIASTAGQKGAPATSAYSASKFGVLGLTESLMLEVRKHNIRVTALTPSTVATDMAKEIGLINNDPETMIKPEDLADILVAGLKLHPRVVMKTAGLWSTNPS, from the coding sequence ATGATTTCATTAAAAGGAAAAACAGCCATTATCACAGGCGGAGGTAGAGGCATTGGACGCTCTACTGCTATTGCTTTAGCTAAAGAAGGCGTAAACATAGGTTTAATCGGACGCTCAATTGAAAATCTTGAAAAAGTGAGTGCTGAACTTGCAGAGTATGATATTAAAGTTTCAGCAGCAACAGCAGACGTTGTTGAGCTTGAAGCTGTAGAACATGCCGTTGAGCACATTAAATCAGACCTAGGCACAATTGATATCCTTGTAAACAACGCAGGAATCTCAAAATTCGGTGGATTCCTTGACCTTGACCCACAAGAATGGGAAAACATTATTCGCGTCAATTTAATGGGTGTTTACAATGTAACGCGCGCAGTGCTCCCTGAAATGATCGAACGAAAATCAGGAGACATTGTAAATATTGCTTCAACAGCTGGTCAAAAAGGTGCACCTGCTACAAGTGCTTATAGTGCTTCTAAATTTGGAGTTCTAGGTTTAACAGAATCTCTTATGCTTGAGGTAAGAAAGCATAATATTCGTGTTACAGCTCTTACACCAAGTACTGTGGCAACAGATATGGCGAAGGAGATTGGTCTTATTAATAATGACCCTGAGACAATGATCAAGCCAGAAGATTTAGCTGATATTCTAGTTGCAGGATTGAAACTTCATCCAAGAGTTGTTATGAAAACAGCTGGTTTATGGTCTACAAATCCATCTTAA
- a CDS encoding CdaR family transcriptional regulator: MLFLTHELAQEIVERTMKILNRNINVMNSEGIIIGSGDQTRINQLHAGALLVLKNEESIELDQVKASEMKGSRPGINLPIYFNNQPVGVIGITGEPHEIQNYAQLVKMAAELVLEQSVLLDRVQWKERLQSEIVNQLISGIQMNENGIRERLEFLGVNLSKSRVAVVLKQSTRIDFSNHKIIRALRYELSQEDLIGVTINDGIIILKNVINEIDFRSWLSLFKKWINKYDNTLVIGIGFVVDDLLNVKSSFQYAKRAIEIGQKLQPEKCFYHYEEYQLEISLSQLTSSKEMFYFYHRLIEHDKNGELIKTLEIYIEESGELNKVAERLFIHRNTLRYRLERILTITGKDPKNMKDVMELYIAKLLNDLT, encoded by the coding sequence ATGCTGTTTCTAACCCATGAATTAGCACAAGAGATTGTAGAGAGAACAATGAAAATTTTAAATCGAAATATTAATGTGATGAACAGTGAGGGAATTATTATTGGTTCTGGTGATCAAACTCGGATTAATCAGCTTCATGCTGGAGCTTTACTTGTTCTAAAGAATGAAGAAAGCATTGAGTTAGATCAAGTGAAAGCATCAGAAATGAAAGGATCAAGACCAGGCATTAACCTCCCAATCTATTTTAATAATCAGCCTGTTGGAGTGATTGGAATTACAGGGGAACCCCATGAAATTCAAAACTATGCCCAACTGGTTAAAATGGCAGCTGAACTTGTATTGGAGCAGTCTGTTTTATTAGACCGAGTGCAGTGGAAGGAAAGGTTGCAAAGTGAAATTGTGAACCAACTTATTTCAGGAATACAAATGAATGAAAACGGGATAAGAGAGCGATTAGAATTTCTCGGTGTAAACCTTAGTAAATCAAGAGTAGCAGTGGTGCTTAAACAATCAACTAGAATAGACTTTTCTAATCATAAAATCATTCGTGCACTTCGCTATGAATTATCTCAAGAAGACCTAATTGGAGTTACGATTAATGATGGCATTATTATACTGAAGAATGTCATCAACGAGATAGATTTTAGGAGCTGGCTCTCTCTATTTAAGAAGTGGATCAATAAATACGACAACACGCTTGTAATAGGGATAGGATTTGTTGTGGATGATTTGTTGAATGTGAAATCTTCATTTCAGTATGCAAAAAGGGCAATTGAAATTGGTCAAAAGCTTCAGCCGGAAAAGTGCTTTTATCACTATGAAGAGTACCAGCTTGAAATTTCATTGTCACAGCTTACAAGTAGTAAGGAGATGTTCTATTTTTATCATAGACTGATTGAACATGATAAAAATGGAGAGCTGATTAAAACACTAGAGATATACATAGAAGAGAGTGGGGAATTAAACAAGGTGGCTGAGCGCCTATTTATTCACCGCAATACATTAAGATACCGCCTTGAGCGGATTTTAACCATAACAGGAAAAGATCCAAAAAACATGAAAGATGTTATGGAACTGTATATAGCAAAACTTTTAAATGATCTTACATAA
- a CDS encoding GntP family permease, translated as MDMTVSVWGAISALIIAIVLILRRVPPAYGMVAGALIGGLIGGVDITDTVTLMMEGAQDIISAVLRIMAAGVLAGVLIESGAASSIAETIVKRLGEKRALLALALATTILTTVGVFVDVAVITVSPIALAIAKRANLSKTAILLAMIGGGKAGNIMSPNPNAIAAADAFKVPLTSVMVAGVIPAVFGLFITYILAKKLANKGSFVESKEIEMKDNAKAPVFITALVAPIVTIILLALRPLFGVNIDPMVALPIGGIVGAIAMRKSKHINAYAISGLNKMSGVAIMLLGTGTLAGIIANSELKDVVTQALSASGLPPYLLAPASGIFMSAATASTTAGTAVASTVFSSTIIGLGVSALAGAAMVHAGATVLDHLPHGSFFHSTAGSVNMNMKERLKLMPYESLIGLTLAIVSTLIFGVFKLFG; from the coding sequence ATGGATATGACAGTAAGCGTATGGGGAGCGATTAGTGCCTTAATTATTGCGATTGTTTTAATCTTAAGGAGGGTACCTCCAGCATATGGGATGGTAGCTGGTGCATTAATCGGTGGACTAATTGGTGGAGTAGATATTACAGATACAGTTACATTGATGATGGAAGGAGCACAAGATATTATCTCAGCAGTGCTGAGGATTATGGCAGCAGGGGTTTTAGCAGGAGTATTAATTGAATCAGGTGCCGCATCTTCGATTGCTGAAACTATTGTTAAAAGGCTAGGTGAAAAACGGGCACTGCTTGCTTTAGCATTAGCAACAACCATTTTGACAACTGTTGGGGTTTTTGTTGATGTAGCAGTTATTACTGTTTCTCCTATTGCTCTAGCTATTGCAAAAAGAGCGAATTTATCGAAAACGGCAATCTTACTCGCAATGATTGGAGGGGGGAAGGCAGGAAACATTATGTCACCAAACCCAAATGCGATTGCAGCTGCAGATGCCTTCAAGGTGCCTCTTACATCTGTTATGGTAGCAGGCGTTATTCCAGCTGTTTTTGGCCTATTTATAACTTATATTTTAGCTAAAAAGTTGGCAAATAAAGGATCGTTTGTTGAAAGTAAAGAAATTGAAATGAAGGACAATGCAAAAGCTCCGGTATTTATCACAGCTTTAGTTGCTCCAATTGTTACGATTATTTTGTTAGCACTTCGCCCGCTTTTCGGGGTTAATATTGATCCAATGGTTGCTTTACCAATTGGGGGGATTGTGGGCGCAATTGCGATGAGAAAATCTAAACATATTAATGCATATGCTATCTCTGGCTTAAATAAAATGTCAGGCGTGGCTATCATGCTATTAGGAACAGGAACATTAGCAGGTATTATTGCAAATTCAGAGTTGAAAGATGTTGTAACACAAGCTTTAAGTGCTTCTGGACTGCCTCCTTATCTACTAGCACCAGCCTCTGGGATTTTCATGTCGGCAGCAACTGCTTCTACAACAGCAGGAACAGCTGTCGCAAGTACTGTTTTTAGTAGCACAATCATTGGATTAGGTGTATCGGCACTAGCAGGAGCAGCTATGGTGCACGCAGGAGCAACTGTTCTTGATCACTTGCCACATGGGAGTTTCTTTCACTCTACAGCGGGAAGTGTCAATATGAATATGAAAGAAAGGCTAAAGCTAATGCCTTACGAATCTCTAATTGGTCTCACGCTTGCCATTGTTTCTACACTTATCTTTGGTGTATTTAAATTATTTGGATAG
- a CDS encoding glycerate kinase: MKIIIAPDSFKESLSALEAADAIEKGFKEIFPQASYVKLPMADGGEGTVRSLVDATGGTIEKRTVTGPLGEEVEAFFGLTGDRETAIIEMAAASGLHLVPHERRNPLITSTRGTGELIEAALNLGVSHIIIGIGGSATNDGGAGMLQALGVKLLDQEGKEIGPGGGALAKLSTIDLQHFDVRIKDVQIEVACDVDNPLTGKRGASAVFGPQKGATSETIDILDSNLAHFADIAEEMLGIQFREVKGSGAAGGIGGSLFAFLNAQLKRGIDIVLDAVDFEDHAKNADLIITGEGRIDSQTIYGKTPIGVAKAAKKYGVPVIGFAGSLSEDSEVVHEHGIDALFTIVPCVTSLSDAIENAEEYMKRAARNVAASINIMNSLSIKTVD, encoded by the coding sequence ATGAAAATTATCATTGCTCCTGACTCTTTTAAAGAAAGCCTATCTGCATTAGAGGCTGCTGATGCAATCGAAAAAGGGTTTAAGGAAATATTTCCACAAGCTTCTTATGTAAAGCTTCCGATGGCCGACGGTGGGGAAGGAACGGTAAGATCGTTAGTTGATGCAACAGGGGGAACAATTGAGAAAAGAACAGTGACAGGTCCCTTAGGAGAGGAAGTTGAGGCTTTCTTTGGTTTAACAGGAGATCGAGAAACGGCCATTATTGAAATGGCGGCTGCATCTGGTCTACATCTTGTTCCACATGAGAGACGAAATCCACTTATTACTTCAACAAGAGGAACAGGAGAATTAATAGAAGCTGCCCTTAATTTGGGTGTCAGCCACATTATTATTGGCATTGGCGGAAGTGCAACAAATGATGGGGGAGCAGGTATGCTACAAGCTTTAGGTGTTAAGCTATTAGATCAAGAAGGAAAAGAAATTGGCCCTGGCGGTGGGGCACTTGCAAAGCTTTCAACAATAGATTTACAACACTTTGATGTACGAATTAAAGATGTTCAAATAGAAGTAGCGTGTGATGTAGATAATCCTTTAACAGGAAAGAGAGGAGCGTCGGCTGTTTTTGGTCCTCAAAAAGGTGCTACTTCTGAAACGATTGATATTCTTGATAGTAACCTTGCACATTTTGCCGATATTGCCGAAGAAATGTTAGGAATACAATTTCGAGAAGTTAAGGGAAGTGGGGCAGCTGGGGGAATTGGGGGGAGTTTGTTTGCTTTCCTGAATGCACAATTAAAAAGAGGGATTGATATTGTTTTAGATGCCGTAGACTTTGAAGATCATGCAAAGAATGCAGACCTTATTATTACAGGAGAAGGAAGAATTGATAGTCAAACGATCTACGGTAAAACACCAATTGGGGTAGCAAAAGCCGCCAAAAAATATGGAGTACCTGTTATCGGATTTGCGGGTTCGCTCTCTGAAGATAGTGAAGTTGTACATGAACATGGAATCGATGCATTATTTACAATTGTTCCATGTGTAACATCCCTTTCTGATGCTATTGAAAATGCAGAAGAATACATGAAGAGAGCAGCAAGAAATGTTGCTGCCTCAATCAATATCATGAATTCTTTATCAATAAAAACTGTTGATTAA
- a CDS encoding DUF445 domain-containing protein has protein sequence MAKKQQKSRYFAGISLGIMGIGFLATLPFQDSIIGKLLQGGFEAGLVGGLADWFAVTALFRHPLGIPIPHTALLPKNRDKMVRGAIAMVENNWLTKESIKGKIGQITFTDKLFPLLERELASEGVYKATQSGLKHAVDKVNLDQISIFIEKELKKYISSVDVTVFVKSLTDQVVKRNLDEKAIDYILAEVEKWISKEDTRHKIGVMAKQFLDNTESDGFLKMAMSSFSSFINEDKLGKILQPFLLEKIVLLQDKDNPYRGLILNRIRQEIKGVSDREELMTEINQWKDKTVQNIEASDKIKAVLERYKDKLHKMLADRVFIAKHVLSAVRELIEKTKNDEEKVNTIEKWIHGQAASFIENNHSKIGSLVKENLEKLDNDTLIHMVETNVGKDLQWIRVNGALCGFLIGLVLSIFKLVI, from the coding sequence ATGGCAAAAAAACAACAAAAATCTAGATACTTTGCAGGTATTTCACTAGGAATTATGGGTATAGGGTTTCTGGCAACTCTTCCTTTTCAAGATTCTATTATTGGCAAACTTCTACAAGGAGGATTTGAAGCAGGGCTTGTTGGGGGACTTGCGGATTGGTTTGCTGTAACAGCTCTTTTCCGCCATCCGCTAGGTATTCCTATTCCACATACGGCACTTCTTCCTAAAAACCGTGATAAGATGGTACGTGGAGCCATTGCAATGGTTGAGAATAATTGGCTGACAAAAGAGAGTATTAAAGGAAAGATTGGACAGATCACATTTACAGACAAGCTTTTTCCACTCCTAGAGCGAGAACTGGCATCAGAAGGTGTTTATAAAGCAACTCAATCGGGACTTAAACATGCTGTTGATAAAGTGAATTTAGACCAAATTTCTATTTTTATTGAAAAAGAATTAAAAAAATACATCTCATCTGTAGATGTTACTGTTTTTGTAAAATCTCTAACAGATCAAGTTGTAAAAAGAAATCTAGATGAAAAAGCAATAGACTATATTTTAGCTGAAGTAGAAAAATGGATTTCCAAAGAAGATACAAGACATAAAATTGGCGTTATGGCCAAACAATTTCTTGATAATACAGAATCAGATGGATTTTTAAAAATGGCAATGAGCTCTTTTAGTAGTTTTATTAATGAGGATAAGCTCGGAAAAATCCTTCAGCCCTTTCTTCTTGAAAAGATCGTTCTCCTTCAAGATAAGGATAATCCTTACCGGGGGCTTATTTTAAATCGTATTCGCCAGGAAATTAAAGGTGTTTCAGATCGTGAAGAGCTTATGACTGAAATCAATCAATGGAAAGATAAAACAGTTCAAAACATTGAAGCTTCGGACAAAATCAAAGCTGTCTTAGAGCGGTATAAGGATAAACTTCATAAAATGCTAGCGGATCGAGTATTTATTGCAAAACATGTGCTCTCAGCTGTAAGAGAACTTATTGAGAAAACGAAGAATGATGAAGAAAAAGTAAACACAATTGAAAAATGGATTCACGGACAGGCTGCCTCTTTTATTGAAAATAATCATTCTAAAATTGGTAGTCTTGTGAAAGAAAACCTTGAGAAATTAGATAATGACACGCTCATCCATATGGTAGAAACAAATGTTGGTAAAGATCTACAGTGGATTCGCGTCAATGGAGCTCTCTGTGGGTTCTTGATTGGTCTTGTTCTATCTATATTTAAGCTTGTTATATAA
- a CDS encoding NAD(P)H-dependent oxidoreductase yields the protein MAIKPTFNKEEILNAYQYRHASKEFDKTKKISEDDFNFILETGRLSPSSFGFEPWKFVVVQNEEIREKLRAVSWGAQKQLPTASHFVVFLARTKDSLAPDSDYIQGMMKDVHDLPNEAVEGRGKAYRNFIENDFELTKYDEQMFEWAARQTYIAMGNMMTSAAMIGIDSCPIEGFDKEKAEKVLIEEGVMPEKGFSLACTVAFGYRLNDPRPKSRQMLESIVEWI from the coding sequence ATGGCTATAAAACCAACCTTTAATAAAGAAGAAATCTTAAATGCTTATCAATATAGACATGCTAGTAAAGAGTTTGATAAAACAAAGAAAATTTCAGAAGATGACTTTAATTTTATTCTAGAAACAGGGCGACTTTCCCCTTCTTCATTTGGATTTGAACCATGGAAATTTGTTGTGGTTCAAAATGAAGAAATACGCGAGAAATTAAGAGCTGTTTCATGGGGAGCTCAAAAGCAGCTACCAACAGCAAGTCACTTTGTTGTGTTTCTTGCTCGCACAAAAGACAGTTTAGCTCCTGATTCAGATTACATTCAAGGAATGATGAAAGATGTGCACGACCTTCCTAATGAAGCTGTGGAAGGTAGAGGAAAGGCATATCGCAATTTTATTGAAAATGATTTTGAATTAACTAAATACGATGAGCAAATGTTTGAATGGGCAGCTCGTCAAACTTATATTGCTATGGGAAATATGATGACGTCTGCTGCAATGATTGGAATCGACTCTTGTCCTATTGAAGGTTTCGATAAAGAGAAGGCAGAAAAAGTACTTATCGAAGAAGGTGTGATGCCAGAGAAAGGTTTTAGTCTCGCTTGCACAGTTGCTTTTGGATATCGTCTAAATGATCCTCGCCCTAAATCGAGACAAATGTTAGAAAGTATCGTAGAGTGGATTTAA
- a CDS encoding winged helix-turn-helix transcriptional regulator, with product MNEKESNLAFLGRYSCPVEATVDVIGGKWKSVIVYHLLNGTKRFNELKRLNKGITQRMLTLQLRELEASGIVHREIYRQIPPKVEYSLTEFGRSLEPLILFMRNWGLENMEKVLENREKHETNQS from the coding sequence ATGAATGAAAAGGAATCAAACTTAGCCTTTCTTGGGAGATATTCATGTCCTGTTGAAGCAACAGTTGATGTTATTGGCGGGAAATGGAAGAGTGTTATTGTTTATCACTTACTTAATGGAACAAAACGATTTAATGAATTAAAAAGACTCAACAAAGGAATTACACAGCGAATGCTTACACTTCAACTTCGGGAACTAGAAGCTTCAGGAATTGTTCATAGAGAGATTTATCGTCAAATTCCCCCTAAAGTGGAATATTCCTTAACTGAGTTTGGAAGATCTCTAGAACCACTCATTTTATTTATGAGAAATTGGGGATTAGAAAATATGGAAAAAGTATTAGAAAACAGAGAGAAGCATGAAACAAACCAATCTTAA
- a CDS encoding FecCD family ABC transporter permease, whose protein sequence is MGNSLSNEFIRKRTSTVIFLSFLLALIILCICVFIGITFGAKNLDFQTVWQATFHYNNQITAQQIIHELRLPRVIGAAVIGAAFAVAGALIQGVTRNPLGDTGVLGINGGSMLIVALCFAFLPNLSYPTLMVFSFIGAILSTLLIFAISVASRGGFTPMKLTVAGAVIAALLHSLTTGVAIYYDLSQDLAFWYAGGVSGVKWSHLFILVPIILVVIGISTCLGKSLSLIAMGDDMAANLGVKTLRVKAIGIVLAVILAGVSVSVAGSIGFIGLVIPHIARKIVGTNYYAIIPMSALLGAILLVIADLGARTVDPPRELAIGIMVAFVGVPFFLYIARKIGREL, encoded by the coding sequence ATGGGAAATAGTCTTTCAAATGAATTTATTAGAAAGAGAACAAGTACTGTTATCTTTCTCTCTTTTTTACTAGCTCTTATCATTCTCTGCATTTGTGTATTTATAGGAATTACTTTTGGAGCGAAGAATCTAGATTTTCAAACTGTATGGCAAGCAACTTTTCATTATAATAATCAAATTACTGCTCAGCAAATTATTCATGAGCTACGCCTTCCAAGGGTTATTGGAGCTGCTGTTATTGGAGCTGCTTTTGCTGTAGCTGGAGCACTTATTCAAGGCGTTACACGCAACCCTTTAGGAGATACGGGAGTATTGGGGATTAATGGAGGATCTATGCTTATTGTTGCTCTATGTTTTGCTTTTTTGCCAAATCTCTCTTACCCAACTCTCATGGTGTTTTCTTTTATCGGAGCTATCTTGAGTACACTTTTAATTTTTGCTATTAGTGTAGCTTCTCGGGGTGGGTTTACCCCAATGAAGCTTACAGTAGCAGGTGCGGTTATAGCAGCTCTGCTACATTCTTTAACAACTGGAGTTGCTATCTATTATGATTTGAGTCAAGATCTAGCATTTTGGTATGCAGGTGGAGTATCAGGAGTAAAATGGTCTCATTTATTCATATTAGTTCCTATTATCCTCGTTGTTATTGGAATTAGTACTTGCTTAGGTAAATCTCTTTCTCTTATTGCAATGGGAGATGATATGGCTGCTAACCTTGGGGTTAAAACATTAAGAGTTAAGGCTATAGGAATCGTTCTCGCGGTTATCTTAGCAGGAGTTTCAGTATCAGTTGCTGGTTCAATTGGGTTTATTGGCCTCGTAATTCCCCACATTGCAAGGAAAATTGTCGGAACAAATTATTATGCTATTATTCCAATGTCAGCTTTATTAGGAGCTATCTTATTAGTTATCGCTGATTTGGGGGCCCGCACCGTTGACCCTCCACGAGAACTTGCTATTGGTATCATGGTCGCCTTTGTTGGTGTTCCATTTTTCCTTTATATTGCCCGTAAAATAGGGAGGGAATTATAG